The Salvelinus fontinalis isolate EN_2023a chromosome 13, ASM2944872v1, whole genome shotgun sequence DNA segment taaataaactaaagtaaaaattataaaaaggtaacaataaaataacaataatgaggctatatacagggggtactggtactgagtcagtgtgcgggggtacaggttagttgaggtaatttgtacatgtaggtaggtgtaGAGTGACTAtacgtagataataaacagcgagtagcagtagTGTGCAAAACAAATGgggctggggaggggggggggggtcaatgtaaatagtctggtggccatttgattaattgttcagcagtcttatggcttgggggtagaagctgttaaggagctttttggtcctagacttgacgctccggtaccgcttgccatgcgttagcagagaaaacagtctatgacttgggtgactggagtctcttgacaattttatgggccttcctctgacacgcctattatataggtccaaAGGGCCGAacgcactgccctctgtagcgccttacggtcagatgccaagcagttgccataccaggcagtgatgcaaccggtcagaatgctctcgatggtgcagctgtagatctttttgaggatctggggacccatgccaaatattttcagtctcctgaggaggaataggttttgtagtgcactcttcacgactgttttggtgtgtttggaccatgatagtttgttagtgatgtggacacaaaggaacttgaaactctcgacccgctccactacagccccgccgatgttaatgggggcctgtttggccctccttttcctatagtccacgatcagctcctttgtcttgctcacgttgagggagaggttgttgtcctggcaccttactgtcagttctctgacctcctccctacaggctatctcatcattgtcggtgatcaggcctaccactgttgtgtcgtcagcaaacttaatgatggtgttggagtcgtgtttggccacgcagttgtgggtgaacaggaagtacaggaggggactaagtacacacccctgaggggccccagtgttgaggatcatcgtggcagacgtgttgttgcctacccttaccacctgggggcggcccgtcaggaagtccaggatccagtttcagagggaggtgtttagtcccagggtccttagctgagtaatgagcttcgtgggcacttcGTGGGCAATTCGTGGACACATTCTTACAtgagtgttccttttgtccaggtgggaaagaacagtgtggagtgcgattgagattgcgtcatctgtggatctgttggggcggtatgcgaatttgagtgggtctagggtgtccgggaggatactgttgatgtgagccatgaccagcctttcaaagccctgcatggctaccaacgtgagtgctacagggtggtacttatttaggcaggttaccttaggttccttgggcacagggactatggtggtctgcttgaaacatgtagatattacagacttggtcagggagaggttgaaaatgtcagtgaagacagttgccggttggtccgcgcatgctttgagtacatttCCTGGTAATGCGTCTGGCCTCGCGGCTTTGTGAATTTGAcccgtttaaaggtcttgctcacatcggctaccgagagtgttaaaacacagtcatccagaacagctggtgctctcgtgcatgtttcagtgttgcttgcctcgaagcgagcataaaaggcatttagcttgtctggtaggctcgcgttactgggcagctcgcgtctgggtttcccttagaatttttttccctctggttgcacatgtgacatgctggtaaaaatgtggtaaaactgatttaagttgccagcattaaagtccccggccactagaagCACcacttgtttgcttatggccttatagagtttgttgagtgtggtcttagtgccagcatcggtctgtggcggtaaatagatggctacgaataatatagatgagaactttcttggtagatagtgtggtctacagcttatcataaggtactcaaCCTTATTGGTTGTGTGTGGTGCATTCTCACAGAAagaaacctgttggtggaaaatCGTTGCATACATTTTATAATTATAAATGTTGAAAATCTGATTTCCCCCTACCTGATCATTGTCTTCAGCCGCTCTGACCGTGGTGTAATGAGACAGGCAAGGAGAGTGAGCTCATCCGTGGTGGTCGGTAACCTTCTGGCCCAAACTGATCCTAATTTAAATTAATTACAGTGGGGCATAGGATATCAACAGTGAGAACGTTTAGCAGCTACTTACATTTGACTGTCAAATCTGTGTATTGGTGTTTAGCCAACAACTTTTATGGAGAGACCACCCCGAATCTTTGGTGCCATTCCATTAACCCATTTCCTTAAGACATTGATATGTTTTAAGCAGTCAATCTTGTCATTGTGATGACTATAAACGTTTATACTAACATTACCATTACCAAACATTACCAAGTAAAAACTATGTGTAATTCCACTAAATTTTATGGGGTAGAAATGCAAGCTTGTGTAAGGTAATAGCACAAACTGTCCACATTAGGGCAATATCCAATAATTTCATATGGAAAAATAATTCAACATATCAATTTAAGATGATAGTATATGTTGCCCACTCACATTGCAACAATATCTATTTCTCACAAATTTAACCATTTAGACAGTTAAAAATGCTCTCAAACACAATTTAACCAGGCGCTCTAGACTAGAGCCTCCATGGTGTCAGTGCAGAAGCCTGAATGTTTGACGTCCCTAATATTAGGTTATTATCACATTTCGAACACATTTCAAAGCACTAGTGGTGTTCACCTGTGTTGGCACTTGctgaacattgaacagaacaaggctatgtcaataactacattttgacaaaaatgcagatagaaccttatagctTCCAAGCTCTCCGACTTGGCAAATACTCAGTTGAGTATGGGCCATGAACCACAGTTCTCACTCCAACTCATCACCTTCAAACAGGTTCCCCTAGATAGATTAGATAGATAGATGCACTTAATATATCTAAGTACAGTTACTTAAAGTGATTTTGTAGTCATGATTTAAACCAACAGAGCACATGTGTCAATCTCATTCCACGTAGGGCCGAGTATCTGTGAGttttttgctcctcccttgtacttgattgctGAATTAAGGtaactaattagtaaggaactcccctcacctggttgtctaggttttAATTAAAAGGAAATAACAAAAACCAAGAGACAgtgccctccatggaatgagtttgacagccCTGCTCTGTAGGGTCACAGTGACTATCTcagaggtgtcaaactcattccatggagggcctagtgtctgcaggtttttgttttttcctttcaattaataCTCAAGTACatgggaggagcgaaaacccgcagacactaggccctccgtggaatgagtttgacacgtgctgtAGGGGGTCCAGATTTGAGTTGTATCAGCTTGAACATTTTGAGTAATGGCTCCACTAAGCCACGCCTCCAAAATCATTTCCCAGTATACTTTGCCTTTTTGAGTGCTCCAAAACCGCCCTAAAAAAGCCAGACTTCGGTTTGCAACTGGACATtgtgacaaagatcgtacattttggagaaatgtcctatggtctgatgaaacaaaaatagaactgtttggccataatggccattgttatgtttagaggaaaaagggggcggcttgcaagccaaagaacaccatcccaaccgtgaaggacaggggttggcagcatcatgttgtgcgggtgctttgctgcaggagggactggttcacttcacaaaatagatggcattatgagaaaggaaaattatgtggatatattgaagcaacatctgaagacatcagtcaggaagttaaagcttggtcgcaaatgggtctttcaaatggacaatgaccccaagcatacttccaaagttgtggcaaaatggcttaaggacaacaaagtcaagttattggagtagCCGTCACAatgctctgacctcaatcccatagaaaatttgtgggaagaactgaaaaagcgtgagcgagcaaggagacctacaaacctgactcagttacaccagctctgttaggaggaatgggccaaaattcacccaacttattgtgggaagcttgtggaaggctacctgaaacgtttgacccaagttaaacaatttaaaggcaatgctaccaaatactaattgagtgtatgtaaacttctgacccactgggaatgtgatgaaagaaataaaagctgaaataaaaaattctctctactattattctgacatttcccattcttaaaataaagtggtgatcctaactgacctaagacagggaatttttactaggattaaatgtcaggaattgtgaaactgagtttaaatgtatttggctaaggtgtatgtaaacttccgacttgaactgtagaTGTTCCCTACAACACAAATTCACATtttcaccccccccacacacacacacactgtgctagTACAGCCTACATTAGGAGGCTGCTGTGTGCCCGACCCACGTCATGCTTCTCCCTCTGTCCCAGTTGGGCATCtggaactacactctcttatcaGGATGGGGGCGGTGGCTCCCCTCAGACCTAAATATGGAgcctgggagagggggaggagagagaagagaagagagaataaTGTCATTTGATGTGTACATTGAACAACAACACAAATGAAGAGCTGTGGCAGGCTGTGCAATTCAAGTATAAAAAAATTGTGCAGCTGAGCAGGTATTCTCTTCCCTGAGCATAAACACTTAACAATGGTGCCCATTATAAGCATACACTGTACAAGGTACAGAACATTATGGCTACTGTAGCACATCACTGTACTTCTGTCCTAGATTAAATCAGTGTGTCTTAGTCAAACCGAGGATGAGTAACTTTGACTGTGACCTGAAGACTTGAATTAGTTCCCCAAGCTAATTCCTAGACTTTAGCTCAGTCTGCTAACACAGTCTTGATGGGGTACGCAGAAGACCTGGGTCGGTCACAAAATGAATGTAGAGAGGTTGTCTCATTCTGTGTCCAATACCCCTGACGTGGTCCTTTTGATAGGAGAgaatatactctctctctctctcccccctcctgtaGGGTGGTGACACAGTTCTTTGTGTTCCTGTACTGTAAATGTCTGTGGCGAGGCCTGAAGTTTGTGATCAGGAAGGTCACGGGGAGGTGCGAACTGCAACGGATCTGCCACAACAACAAGCCAGGGGCCCGAAGGACCCTTAAGATCGGTAGGCCTACTTATTGTCTTAGAATAATTGTTTAATTCGTCAACATGTAATTTCATCTGTTATCAATTCTGATTCTGTGCGAGAGATATGTAGGCTATGATAATGATAAATGTGGTGGGTGGGAACTGGGAATTTGAAATACTGTAGGTTTGTtagcatttatttttttacttgtttTTCCCATTCAGAGTCTTCTCTCAGGTACTCAAAGAATGAGGTGAGTGGTGTACATTTGATGGGTAATATGGTATTTCATAACTTATACACATTTTTACACAACTGTGATGATGCTTtgtgctttcctcctcctcctcctgcccgctattcctcttcctcctcttcctgccCCCTATTCCTCCTCTGCCTCTTCCTGCCCCCtattcttcctcatcctcctcctgccccctattcctccttctcttcatgCCCTCTATTCCCCCACCTCCTGCCCCCtattcctcctccttctcttcatgcCCCCTTTTCCTCCTCCTGCTCCCTATTCTTCCTTCTCCTGCCTCctattcttcttcctcctcctactcctctttctcctcatctttctcttccctctccagCTGTGCCAGTCTGCCCTCAGTGCTCACCCAGACCGAGTGGAGAAGACCATCGATGACATCATGACCCTGAAGAAGGTCAACCCTGACACTAACCCACAGTAAGATCATGTTCAGAATCTGTTGATCACTGCATCATTTGCATAGGCAGATTTAATCACTATAATGAAGTACTGAGAGCCACCAAGCGGTCTTTTAATGTTCATAACGTGCCCGACCTAACTAGAATACAATTGATATATACTCTAGTCAGACTACTGATCAGGATTGAAACACCTACAGTGGCCCAGGATCCAGTCCAAGGCACTTATAGCACTGGTTACTATACAGCTGACAATCCCCTTTTAAAGGTATTTTCCACAAAGTTCTTCAGAGATTGCATTTTTGGTAAACCTTGCAAGTCGGCTCAAACGCAAATTACCTTTTAAGAGACCGTTATAGTGCCCTGCGCTACAATGGACCTAGGATTGAATCCTGGCTCTAGTACTTACAAAAGGAGCCTCCAAAAAGAGCATGCTCTCACAGACCTCAAGGCTCATCCAGGCTAAGACATAAGAGAAGCACTGGGTTGAGTTCATTAGGGTACACCATAGCTTATTGTTTGAGAATTTTGTATAGGAAAAGACTAGACCagcctctctccactccccctttcATTCTCTTCCGTTTGGTGTCTATTGAACACAAACCTATAGTAGTACATCACCTCCAGGCTAACCTATAGGCTGACCCTTGCATGGCTGTGTTTCTCCCCAGGCTAGGCATCTCCCTCCAGGCCAGTCTGTTCCAGATCGTCGGCTACCGTAGCCTGGTGGCGGAGGTGGAGAAGCTACGCAGGGAGCCGTACGACTGTGAGAACCCCGACCATGAGGAGATGTTGATGAAGGTAAGATGTAATGTTATTATAATGCATTAAGAAGTGCTACAATAAATACCACTATTTAATGTATGTGTTGATATACTGACTTGTGCTGCTGACATCTGTGCTTACTGGAATTTATATAAAGTAGCTAGACAGGTAGAATTTCTGTGCTTTCTATAGTTTGGGAGCTAGAGTGGGGTAGTTACTTTGTGTgggttagatacagtatataattTGATCCCCTGCTCAGAATGTAAGGTGACTGAATTGCTGATATAAATTGTTATTTGCTATGTTTGAAAGGGCCAGGTTTTGAATAtcagggcccatattcataaactgtctcagagtaggattgctgatccaggatcagtttggcctttaaatcataatgaataacAATATATTGACAGGGAGTGGACCTGTTCCTAGCActgctactctgagacactttatgaatacaggaTCTGGCTGTATTTACTCATAGCAGTAAGTAGTCTCTCCCAGATTaatgtctgtgtttgttctgttGTAGCTGTGGAAGACACTGCGTCCTGATTCGACACTCACCGGGCGGATCTCCAAGCAGTGGTGTGAGATCGGTTTCCAAGGCAATGACCCCAAGACTGACTTCAGGGGCATGGGTCTACTGGGCCTACACAATCTTCtgtgagtgtctctgtgtgtgtgacagtgtcgTGTGAtggtgtcatgtgtgtgtgtgtaatatgagTCACTGTACTGTGCAAATGTTTTCCTCTGCAGACAAGGACcagacagtagtacagtactgATTATACATCCAGTAACAATGTCAAGGGACATAGAGACAATCCTGTACAATCGTAATTTATGTTTCCCCTGTGTTTTAACTTCCTCTACCATAGATATTTTGCTGAGCATGACAAGGCCACCGCTCTCCAGGTGCTTCATGACTCCCTGCAGCCGAAACACAGGTGGTTCCCTCCCCTTTACCCCTCCTTCACCCGCCCCCTGACCTATAGCGTAGAGATTGGCTCTTGATTTATATCAACCCCTTAGAACATGCTATGAAGAATGACCTGTCTAGGGTCGAACCAATGACTGCTAGATATTTTGGATGATTTGTACCTATCATGCTTATTTGTCAGCTCACCATCTTATCCCGCGTTCCAGGCTGACTACATTGCAGAAGCCTTCCAGATCCAGAACATCTGGATAGGTGTTGAACATATTATCTAGCCACATCATATGATATAGCAATCAGATGCCCGACTGTGCTGTCGATGAAGTGGCACttaaccattggttgatgcaatgcAACGTCTGTAATGTAGTTGGCCTGGAACGTGACCTGTATGATTAATTTAAGCGCTGGAGTCACACTAACTCTCAACATAAGAGTCCCACTATTGAAACCCCTTTGGAGGAAATCTTATAAAACGGGAAATCACTATCAGTAGTCTTGAATTCTATTTCCCTTCAGACCTCTCTGATGTTTTGAGTTTCTcgtgggtcatgttcattaagcACCTAACAAATAAAAAAAAGGACTGAACAGGGAGGAACTACCTGAACTTGCCCAATAAGAAACACACATTTTTGCTTTCCGTTGTGTACAATTTAAGATAATTTTccagtgtgccctaatgaacccAACACTAGTTCTTCTACACTGGTTAGGCTACACTGTGGCTGTGTCAGTCTATAGCTGCAATTTATAGTACGGACTTGGATGACTGCAGTTGTGACTAGCGTTTTAATTTCTGTCGTTTGGCACCTTTGCTTTGGTCTACATCTCACTGGGCACActcactttctttctttctccacctccattctctccatccctgtctctcaCGTGTGTAGGAGCATTCCCAAAGAGGCAAGGTACTACTTCATCATTTCACATTCAGACTGACCAATTGATTTGCTACTTTTTTGAATTATTTCTATATGTACTTGTTATAGTTACGCATTCCATTCATTAATTGCGATGAGTTATAGAATCTAGATAGTAATGGATATTGTCATATGAAACTGCATCATGGCACTTTCTTCGCACTGCTCATCTTGTTTCATTAGCTGAGGTCTTTGACGTTTCTGAGGTACCTCTGAAGTAGACTGGTTGCagttctgtttgtgctgtcttgacaatgaccataggagttggcaagacagcacaaacagatctgggaccaggctacttcaGCAGTCAGAAAACACTGCAATGTCAGAGCTCTAGATGCACACTCACACTCACGCTTGTGTCCTCCACAGCAAAATGAGCAAAGCAGAATGGGAACAGAAGAACTTTGATAAAGCAATTGGGTGAGTCTCAAATCCCTAAAACACGCACGTACAGCGGAGATGGCACAGGAGAGAATATCAAGAAGAATCCTTTGATGTCCATGTGTCCTCATCATACCATAGGCTTGGCAGTGTCTTAAAGGATTATGGGAGATCTGGGCATGGGGTGGAGGGTTACTGTAGCTCTAGGGAG contains these protein-coding regions:
- the LOC129868100 gene encoding ELMO domain-containing protein 1-like isoform X1 — translated: MKHFLRVVTQFFVFLYCKCLWRGLKFVIRKVTGRCELQRICHNNKPGARRTLKIESSLRYSKNELCQSALSAHPDRVEKTIDDIMTLKKVNPDTNPQLGISLQASLFQIVGYRSLVAEVEKLRREPYDCENPDHEEMLMKLWKTLRPDSTLTGRISKQWCEIGFQGNDPKTDFRGMGLLGLHNLLYFAEHDKATALQVLHDSLQPKHRSIPKEASKMSKAEWEQKNFDKAIGYSFAIVGINITDLAYSLLVSGALKTHLYNVAPEMPSLSHFQQTFCYLMQEFHRFWIEEDPCDIMEFNRVRSKFHRRVLRQLKNPDMALCPHFAASDLHLVNL
- the LOC129868100 gene encoding ELMO domain-containing protein 1-like isoform X2, translating into MKHFLRVVTQFFVFLYCKCLWRGLKFVIRKVTGRCELQRICHNNKPGARRTLKIESSLRYSKNELCQSALSAHPDRVEKTIDDIMTLKKVNPDTNPQLGISLQASLFQIVGYRSLVAEVEKLRREPYDCENPDHEEMLMKLWKTLRPDSTLTGRISKQWCEIGFQGNDPKTDFRGMGLLGLHNLLYFAEHDKATALQVLHDSLQPKHSKMSKAEWEQKNFDKAIGYSFAIVGINITDLAYSLLVSGALKTHLYNVAPEMPSLSHFQQTFCYLMQEFHRFWIEEDPCDIMEFNRVRSKFHRRVLRQLKNPDMALCPHFAASDLHLVNL